A window of the Eleutherodactylus coqui strain aEleCoq1 chromosome 8, aEleCoq1.hap1, whole genome shotgun sequence genome harbors these coding sequences:
- the LOC136577857 gene encoding basic salivary proline-rich protein 3-like — protein sequence MGSKHHPGATPPKPPLPELSPLKPPLLEPHTPRANPPGATPPRANPPGATPPQGIPPGATPPQGIPPGATPPQGIPPGATPPQGIPPGATPPQGIPPGATPPQGIPPGATPPQGIPPGATPPQGIPPRATPPQGIPPRATPPQGIPPRTTPPQSIPPRTTPPQGIPPRTTPPQGIPPQGIPPGATPPQGIPPGATPPQGIPPGATPPQGIPPGATPPQGIPPGATPPQGIPPGATPPQGIPPGATPPQGIPPGATPPQGIPPGATPPQGIPPGATPPQGIPPGATPPQGIPPGATPPQGIPPGATPPQGIPPGATPPQGIPPGATPPQGIPPGATPPQGIPPGATPPQGIPPGATPPQGIPPGATPLQGIPPGATPPKASLQEPLLPRHPSRSHSSQGIPPGATPPKASLQEPLLPRHPSRSHSSQGIPPGAI from the coding sequence ATGGGATCTAAACATCATCCGGGAGCCACTCCTCCGAAGCCACCCCTCCCGGAGCTAAGCCCCCTAAAGCCACCCCTCCTCGAACCACACACACCCCGAGCCAACCCCCCCGGAGCCACTCCTCCCCGAGCCAACCCCCCCGGAGCCACTCCTCCCCAAGGCATCCCCCCCGGAGCCACTCCTCCCCAAGGCATCCCCCCCGGAGCCACTCCTCCCCAAGGCATCCCCCCCGGAGCCACTCCTCCCCAAGGCATCCCCCCCGGAGCCACTCCTCCCCAAGGCATCCCCCCCGGAGCCACTCCTCCCCAAGGCATCCCCCCCGGAGCCACTCCTCCCCAAGGCATCCCTCCCGGAGCCACTCCTCCCCAAGGCATCCCTCCCCGAGCCACTCCTCCCCAAGGCATCCCTCCCCGAGCCACTCCTCCCCAAGGCATCCCTCCCCGAACCACTCCTCCCCAAAGCATCCCTCCCCGAACCACTCCTCCCCAAGGCATCCCTCCCCGAACCACTCCTCCCCAAGGCATCCCTCCCCAAGGCATCCCTCCCGGAGCCACTCCTCCCCAAGGCATCCCTCCCGGAGCCACTCCTCCCCAAGGCATCCCTCCCGGAGCCACTCCTCCCCAAGGCATCCCTCCCGGAGCCACTCCTCCCCAAGGCATCCCTCCCGGAGCCACTCCTCCCCAAGGCATCCCTCCCGGAGCCACTCCTCCCCAAGGCATCCCTCCCGGAGCCACTCCTCCCCAAGGCATCCCTCCCGGAGCCACTCCTCCCCAAGGCATCCCTCCCGGAGCCACTCCTCCCCAAGGCATCCCTCCCGGAGCCACTCCTCCCCAAGGCATCCCTCCCGGAGCCACTCCTCCCCAAGGCATCCCTCCCGGAGCCACTCCTCCCCAAGGCATCCCTCCCGGAGCCACTCCTCCCCAAGGCATCCCTCCCGGAGCCACTCCTCCCCAAGGCATCCCTCCCGGAGCCACTCCTCCCCAAGGCATCCCTCCCGGAGCCACTCCTCCCCAAGGCATCCCTCCCGGAGCCACTCCTCCCCAAGGCATCCCTCCAGGAGCCACTCCTCCCCAAGGCATCCCTCCCGGAGCCACTCCTCTCCAAGGCATCCCTCCCGGAGCCACTCCTCCCAAGGCATCCCTCCAGGAGCCACTCCTCCCAAGGCATCCCTCCAGGAGCCACTCCTCCCAAGGCATCCCTCCAGGAGCCACTCCTCCCAAGGCATCCCTCCAGGAGCCACTCCTCCCAAGGCATCCCTCCAGGAGCCACTCCTCCCAAGGCATCCCTCCAGGAGCAATTTAA